The genomic interval GTCACCAGCTGATCTGCGCTGCCATAGGCCCCTAACCATTTGGCAGCGGTCTTTGGACCGCACTTGGGGATACCTGGGATATTATCGGAAGAGTCGCCCACAAGGGCTAGATAGTCGATGATCTGCTCTGGGGTGACGCCAAACTTCGCCACCACGCCCTCCCTATCCATCAGGCTGTTGTTCATAGTGTTGATCAGCGTGACCCGCTCGTCCACCAGCTGCGCCAGATCCTTGTCGCCAGTTGAGATCAGCGTTTTCATCTCAAGGGATGAGGCTTGTGCCGCGAGGGTACCGATGACATCGTCCGCCTCCACTCCGTGCACCATCAGCAGCGGCAGCCCCATCGCCTCAACGATGCGGTGGAGGGGCTCTATCTGCTCCCGCAAGTCATCGGGCATGGGCGGACGGTTGGCTTTGTACTGGTCATACATCTGATTGCGAAAGCTGCCGCCTGGGGCATCAAACACCACCGCCATTCGCTCCGGCCGATACTCATCAATCAGCTTACGCAGCATATTCACCACACCGACGATGGCGCCGGTGGCCTCGCCGTGGGAGTTGGTCAGAGATGGCAGCGCATGGTAGGCGCGAAACAGGTAGGAGGAGCCATCTACCAGGATAAAAGGGGGGGGTGCAGCCATAGTTCTCTATCACTCGGCAATCTGTCAGAGCGGGCAGGATAACCCATACAATAAAATAAGCCCATGACTACCAGGAGTGACTTTTGCGACTACCAAAATTCCACCTTTCTGCAAGTACGCCCCACTGTACTATCCTTAGAGGAGTGAAATCTCAGGACAGAAGGACTCCTGCATGGCCCTAACTCTCGCATTCGATGTCTATGGCACAATGATCGATACCCACGGCATTACCGAGATGCTGGAAGAGTTTATTGGTGATCAAGCAGCACACTTCTCCAGCCGCCGGCGCGAGAAGCAGCTGGAGTACTCATTTCGCCGCGGCCTGATGAGCTGCTATGCCGACTTCTCGGTCTGTACCCGTGACGCCCTAAATCACACCAGCAACATACTGGAACACCCTCTCTCGGATACCGAAAAGGAGATGCTGCTCAACAGCTATCGCTACCTTCCCGCCTTTTCAGACGCAATTGATGCCTTTAAAGCGTTGAAGACCGATGGGCACCGGCTGTTTGCCTTCTCCAACGGCCTACCCAGTGACCTGAATACACTACTGGAGAACGCTGCTATCGATAGCTATTTTCAAGATATTATCAGTGGCCACGAGGTGAAGAGCTTCAAGCCCGATCCCAGTGTCTATCACCATTTTCTCGAGCGTAGCGGTGCTACAGCCAGCCACAGCTGGCTTATTTCAAGCAATCCCTTTGATGTGATCGGCGCACTCTCCTGCGACATGAAGGCCGCCTGGGTACAGCGCAGCAGCGATCACCACTTTGACCCCTGGGGTATCAAGCCAACCACCCGGGTTTCATCGCTCCAGGCGCTCTATTCCGCACTGAAAGAATTCGCCGTCTAGGCCCTTCTCGATTATATGGAAAGCAGTTGATGGAACAGGAAGCCAAACGAGTCTCACCCATCCCCTCGTGGTTAGGCTACGGCCTGCTCTATTTTCTCACCCACTTGTTGGGAGTGCAGTTTGCCTCCTTTTTCAACCAACCACCGCCACTGTCGATTGCCGCAGGTGTAGCCCTGGCG from Candidatus Sedimenticola sp. (ex Thyasira tokunagai) carries:
- a CDS encoding haloacid dehalogenase type II — encoded protein: MALTLAFDVYGTMIDTHGITEMLEEFIGDQAAHFSSRRREKQLEYSFRRGLMSCYADFSVCTRDALNHTSNILEHPLSDTEKEMLLNSYRYLPAFSDAIDAFKALKTDGHRLFAFSNGLPSDLNTLLENAAIDSYFQDIISGHEVKSFKPDPSVYHHFLERSGATASHSWLISSNPFDVIGALSCDMKAAWVQRSSDHHFDPWGIKPTTRVSSLQALYSALKEFAV